The Paenarthrobacter aurescens region AGGTGTCCGGCCTCCTCGAAGAAGTACCCACGGTCCGCCCGCCAAAGAACCCCGTGGCGCTGAAGAGTTCCCGCGGAGAGATTGATTTCAAGGGCGTGGAGTTCGGTTACAACGACGGCGCCCTTGTGGTTCCCACGCTGGACCTGCACATTCCAGCAGGGCAAACCATTGCCTTGGTGGGCCAGACAGGTGCCGGAAAATCGACATTGGCCAAGCTGGTGGCGCGCTTCTACGACGTCACCTCCGGGGCCATCACCTTGGATGGCATCGACCTGAGGGACCTCTCCACCACGGACCTCCGGCGCGCCGTGGTGATGGTGACGCAGGAAGCCTTCCTCTTCAGCGGCTCCGTGGCGGACAACATTTCCCTCGGCAGACCCGAGGCTTCGCGGGCCGAAATCGAGGCCGCCGCCGCAGCAGTGGGAGCCCACGAGTTCATCATGAGCCTCCCCGAAGGTTACGACACGGACGTCAACAAGCGCGGCGGCCGGGTCTCATCCGGTCAACGCCAACTCATCGGTTTCGCCCGCGCCTTCCTGGCCGCCCCGGCTGTGCTGATACTGGACGAGGCAACGTCCTCCTTGGACATCCCCTCTGAACGCATGGTGCAGCAGGGACTGTCCAACCTGTTGGAGGGGGTGGCTGGTGGCAGGGGCGCCAGGACGGCGATCATCATTGCCCACCGGCTCTCCACCGTGGAGACGGCCGACAGGGTTCTGGTGGTCCATGACGGACGAATTGTGGAAGACGGAACGCCGGCAGAGTTGATCAGTGGTGGCGGTCGCTTTGCCCAGTTGCACGGGGCGTGGCGGGACTCGCTGGTATAGCTTCCTTTTGGCCGTCAACTGTGAGCAGCCACACCTGCGCCTCGATTTCGCATCACGGGACGTTTCGGCTATTCTTGAACAGTTGCTTTCGCAGCGGATCGGGATGTAGCGCAGCTTGGTAGCGCGCTTCGTTCGGGACGAAGAGGTCGCAGGTTCAAATCCTGTCATCCCGACCAAACACGAAAATGGCGTCGAGAAATCGGCGCCATTTTTGCTTTAAGCAGCTCACCGCGCCCGCAGTTATGCACATGTACCATCCCGGCGCTTGGCGTGCCTGCCGCTTATCACTAGGCTTTCAGTGACTTACCAAACCAGACACAAAGAAACCCCGGAGCATCGCTCGTCACGCTCCGGGGTTTCTTTTACTACAATTGTTTTACATAGGGTCAGGCCAGTTGCCGATGGACATTGTGGTGACCGTCGTTTCGGACTTGTCCTTCTTGGGCGTCGTTGTGGTGGACCGCATGGGGTCCGGCCAGTTACCAATGGCGCTTACTGTGTTGGAATCTGCCGCGGGAGCAGCAGAGACTACACCGGGAGCGGCAACCGCGAGCGTCAGTGCGCCCGCCACGGCCACTGAAGCAATGATTTTCTTGAACATGATGATGTACCCCAATGCGAGTCGGATTCGTTACGGAAATTGCACGGTCCCTGTTGACATACATTGTAAAATGTTTTCCACAGAGACTGTCAAGGTTTTGGTCAAAAGACACCTGTAGGAGGGACCCGTGGGAAACGGATTCGGCGAGAAGCTACGTGCCGAACGGCTCGAACGTGGGTTGACGCAGGCAGAGCTCGGCAAAAACCTGTACTCACCGAGCTATATTTCGCTGCTCGAGACCGGCCGCCGCGAGCCCACGGCCGAAGTCATTGAGGAACTCGCGCGCCGGCTGGAGCTGGCGCCAAAAGCACTTGAAGCGTGGAGCCAACCCGTTTCCGTGAGCGATGCCGAGTACGTCCTGGCCGGCCTGTATGCCCGGCAAGCCTGGGATCTTCGCGACTACCAACTTGCCGCCAGCCACGCAGCCACCGCAGCGCAGATCGCCCTTGAGGCCAAGAACAACAGCGCCTGGTGGAACATGACGTACATGCAGGCCGAGTGCGTGATGAAGCAAGGCCAACTCAAGGAATGCCAGCAGATTGTTGAGCATCTCCTGGAACACCCCATGGCCACTGAATCCGCCGGCCTGGGAGTGCGCGCCTGGCAGATGCTTGCCGCGGTGTGTCACGGACAAGGTCAGCTGGCCACCGCCGTCGAGCATGCAAAGCAAGCCGTAAAGCTCAGCGAACAACTGCCCAAGGGTTCCACGCTCATCATCGGCGCGCACCGCGCGCTGATCGGTGCCCTTGCCGAGAGCGGCAAGCTGGACGAGGCCTGGGAGTACTGCCTGGCCATGATCGAGCACATGGATGAGCACTCAATGTCGCAACTGGCTGGCGAAGTGGCCTGGGTTGTGGGCAACGTGGCCTTCATGCGCCACGACTATGTGGAGGGCATCAAACACCACGAGCGCGCGGCCAGCCTCCTCTCCCCCGCCAACGACATTGAACTTTGGGCCCGTTTTAACAAGGCCTCGGCGGCGGTTCGGCTGTCCTCCGGGATTGTGGAGCCGGAGACCCTGTCCGCCATTGAGCGTGCTGAACTCGCGCTGTCCATTGTGGGCGGCAACAAGACAGACCAGCTGGAGGTCGCCTTCATCCGCGCCCGCTGGCTGTACCTCACCGGGGACATCCCTGCAGCCGTGGAGAAACTCCGCGAGATCTACGCAGACCGCAAGGTGCTGGCCCGTCACACCGCCGGCGAAGTGTCCCTGTTGCTGGGCAAGTCCTTGAAAGCTGCCGGGGAAGCCACGGAGGCACTCCAATTCCTTGAAGAGGCCCAGCATGACTTCAGTGCAGCAGGAGCCTCGGACAGGGTTCAGCAGGCCATGGACGCAGTACTGGAGATCCGCCTGGCCGAGCGTCGCGCAGCGAAGGAACACTCGGAAGCCTAAGCCCCAGACACCAAACTGCCCCGGACCAGTGCGGTCCGGGGCAGTTTGCGTTATGGGCTAGGCGAAGGTGCGGCCCGTCAGTTTTTCGTATGCCTCGACGTAGCGGGCACGAGTGCGCTCCACAACCTCGGCGGGCAGTGCCGGCGGCGGGGTGTCCGAGGACTTGTCCCAGCCGGACTCGGCGGAGGTCAGCCAGTCACGGACATACTGCTTGTCATATGAGGGCTGTGACTGACCCGGCGCGTACGTGGACGCGTCCCAGAAGCGTGAAGAATCCGGGGTGAGGACCTCATCGCCCAGGGTGATTACGCCAGTGGCTGCATCGATGCCGAACTCCACCTTGGTGTCGGCCAGGATAATGCCGCGTTCGCGGGCGATCTCCTCGGCGCGGGTGTAGATCTTCAACGTCAGTTCGCTCAGGCGGGCTGCGATGTCGTCGCCCACCATGGCCACAACGTCGTCGTAGGTGATGTTGACATCGTGCTCGCCCACCTCGGCCTTGGCCGAGGGCGTAAACAGTGCCTTGTCCAGGCGTGAACCGTCCACCAGGCCTTGGGGCAGCGGGATCTCGCAGACCGTGCCGTGTTCCTTGTACTCCACCAGGCCTGAGCCGGTGAGGTAGCCGCGGGCGATGCACTCCACCGGGAACATGTCCAGCTTCTTGCAGATCATGGCCCGGCCCTCAACAGCAGCAGGAACGCCGCCCTCAACCGTGGACGCGAGCACGTGGTGCTCAACGTCCAACTGATCGAACCACCACAGGCTCAGCTGCGTCAGGACGCGGCCTTTGTCCGGGATTTCGCTGCTCAGCACGTGATCGTAGGCGCTGATGCGGTCGCTGGCTACGACCAGCACACATTCCTGGCCGATCTTTTCGGTGATGGCGTCGTCCGCCGGGATGTAAAGGTCACGGACCTTGCCGGAATAGACGTGCGTCCAGCCCGGGAGGTCCAGCGTCTCCGTTTCGAAGCCGCCCTCCGGAAGGAAATCAGTCATGCTCAGGCCTGCACTTTCGGGATGGTTCCGGTGGCCGTGTGCGGCACGCGGATTTCGCCTCGGGCGGCTTTGCCACCAATGTCCGTACGGAACTGTGAGCCCTCAAGCTGAACCAGCTCCACGCCGTCGTACGCTTTTTCGCGGGCCTCTACCAGATCAGAACCGAGCGCGACCACCGCGAGGACGCGGCCACCAGCGGAGACCACCTTGCCTTCGTCGTCCAGCTTGGTGCCGGCGTGGACCACGTGGACACCGTCCAGCTCGTCGACCTTCTTCAGGCCGCGGATGCGGTCACCGGTGCGGGGTGAGTCCGGGTAGTTTTCTGCAGCCACGACGACGGCGACTGCCGTGTCCTTGGACCAGCGCAGCTCTTCTGCGGTGTCCAGTTCGCCCTTGGCAGCTGCCAGCAGCAGCGCACCGAGCGGGGTCTTCAGGCGTGCCAGGACAGCCTGGGTCTCGGGGTCGCCGAAGCGGACGTTGAATTCGATGACGCGGGTGCCGCGGGATGTCAGGGCGAGGCCGCAGTACAGCACACCAATGAAGGGAGTGCCGCGGCGGGCCATCTCATCCACCACCGGCTGGGCCACGCGGTCAATGACTTCCTGAACCAGGCCCTCGGGAGCCCATTCAAGCGGGGTGTACGCGCCCATGCCACCGGTGTTGGGGCCTTCATCATTGTCGAAAATGCGCTTGAAGTCCTGCGCCGGGGACAACGGAACAGTAGTGCGGCCATCACAAAGGACGAACAGCGAAACTTCGGGGCCGTCAAGGAATTCCTCGATCACCACGGTTCCACCGGCGTCGAAGCAGGCCTGTGCGTGCGCCAATGCCTCCGCGCGGTCCCTGGTGACCACAACGCCCTTGCCTGCGGCCAGGCCATCGTCCTTTACAACGTACGGAGCGCCGAACGTATCAAGAGCGTCGGCAGCTTCCTCGGCGTTGGTGGCAACGCGGGCCATGGCCGTGGGAACGTTCGCTTCGGCCATGATCTGCTTGGCGAATGCCTTGGAAGCCTCCAGCTGGGCTGCTTCCTTGCTGGGACCGAACACCGGAATGCCTGCCTCGCGGATGGCGTCGGACACACCGGCAGCCAGTGGCGCCTCGGGTCCTACAACAACCAGGTCCACGCCCAGCTTGGTGGCGAGGGCGGACACGGCTTCCGGGTTGTTCCCGTCAATCGCGTGGGTGGGAACGAGTTTGCTGATGCCGGCGTTGCCCGGGGCCGCGTGGACCTCGGAAACGTTGGGATCTTCAAGCAGAGAGCGGACAATGGCGTGTTCGCGGCCGCCTGGGCCAATGACGAGTACCTTCACAGTCTTCAAGGGTACTTTGTGAAGGGCGAGCCGCCTAAGCTGTGTCATTCACCGGACCCCGCGCGCCCCTAGACTTGGCTGTATGCCCATAAGTTCGCATGAAACGTTCAACGTTGAGTCCGCGGTGGAACTGGCAGTGATCGAACGAAGTGGCTTTATTGAGTCCCGGCACATCGGCGCGGCAGTGGTTCTTGCCGGTGACGGCTCGGTGGTCACCCGTCTTGGTGACATTGATGCTCCCATCCTGGCCCGCTCCACCCTCAAACCTTTCCAGGCCCTGGCCTCCATGCAGTCCGGCGTGCCCCTGCGTGGCGCCCAGGTTGCTGTTGCCTGCGGCAGCCACACAGGGTCCCTGGACCACATGGACATTGTGGAGGGGATGCTCAAAGCCGCGGGCGTGAAGGAAGAAAACCTTCAGTGCCCCACCGCCTGGCCCCAGGACGAGACGGCCCGCAACTGGCTGGTCCGCTCCGAGCGCGGCCAATCCAGGCTGGCTTTCAATTGCTCCGGCAAACACGCAGCATTCCTGTGGGCCTGCACTGAAAACGGCTGGGATCTGCGCAGCTACCTTGAGCCCAATCACCCGCTCCAGCAGCGTGTTCGCTCGGTCATTGAGGAATACAGCGGCGAACCCATCTCCCACCTGGGCATAGACGGTTGCGGCGCACCTGTTGCCGCCATCTCACTGACCGGCCTCGCCCGCGCTTACTCCCGCCTGGCCAAGTCCCCCGGCGACAAATCCTCCAACGCCCGTGCCGCCACCATTGCCACCTCCATGCTGGACTATCCCTGGGCCGTCCAAGGCAAGGGTGAATCCAACACCATCGTCATGGAAGAACTGGATGTCCTGGCCAAAATCGGGGCTGAGGGCGTCCTGGTCCTGGCCACTCCCACCGGCGCAACCGTGGCCGTGAAAATGCTGGACGGGAACCTGCGGGCCACATCCCTGGTGGGGCTCACCCTCCTGGCCGTGAGTGGCGCCGTGGACATCCCGGCAGTTTCGAACGTCCTTGAGCGAGTAGTGGAACCCGTCCTCGGCGGCGGCCACGAGGTTGGCAAGATCAGGCTGGGCCACGCCGTCTCCGCCCTGCTGGACTAGTACTTCTGAGGAGAAATACCCATGGCTGTTGCACGTCGCCGCGTCAATGTTGAGGAAGGCCGCGCCGCGCTGGCAGCCTGGCAGGCCGCCGTCGAGCCTTCCGATGGTGAGCCGGGCGGCCCTGCCGGGCCACCGCCGTCGCGCTCTTTGATTGCGACGGCGGTGCGCTACTCCCTGGAGGAAGTCACCGCCCGCGCACCTGGCAACTCCGTGGAAGTCCGGGTGCCGCCGTTCGGTGTGACGCAGTGCGTGGAGGGGCCGCGCCACACGCGCGGGACTCCCCCGAATGTGATCGAGTGCGACGCCGCCACTTGGCTTTCGTTGGTGACCGGCAGGATTTCCTGGGCGGACGCGGTTTCCGAGCACAAGCTAACGGCATCCGGTTTGCGCGCGGACCTCTCGGACCTGCTCCCCCTCTAAAGAGTTTTTGTACAGCTAATGCCCCTAAGACGACGTCTTAAGGGCATTAGCTGTACAAAAACTATCCGGCTAGTCCGGGCAAATCGGTGTGGACGGTTGGCCTCGCTTGCTCATTTCAAACTGAGGGATGTCCTCGGCTGCCGGGCCGCCCCGGAACTTCGGTGAAGGCTCCTGGCCACCGCTGATGCGTTCGAGTTCCTGCTCCTCAAAGACTTCTTCCTTGCCGAGCATGATGGCGGAATCGTGGTTGGTGATCTCGCCGTTGAAAGCCCGGAGCATGACGCTGCGGTCGAACTGGCCCTCCCACTTGGCCACCACGAACGTCGCCACGCAGTTGCCCAACAGGTTCACCACTACGCGCATGGAGTCCATGAGGCGGTCGGCGCCAAGGAGGAGTGCGACGCCGGCCACCGGGAAGATGCCCAAAGCGGCGGCTGTTGCTGACAGCGCCAGGAAGGACGAGCCCGGAACGCCGGCCATGCCCTTGGACGTCAGGAGCAGCACACCCAGGGCGGCCAGCTGCTGGCCGAGGTCAAGGTTGTGGCCGAAGGCCTGCGCCAGGAACAGCAGCGAAATGGAAAGGTAGATCGCAGCGCCATCCAGGTTGAAGGAATAACCGGTGGGAACAACCAGCCCGGTGGTGGCTCGGGAGCAGCCGGCGTTGGTCAGCTTGGTCATGATGCGCGGCATCACCGCTTCCGTGGAAGCCGTGCCCAGTGCCAGCAGGAACTCTTCCCGCGTGTACTTAAGGAAGGACCACAGCGGAACCCGGGCGAAGCCCCAAGCCACCAGGAACAGCAGGCCGATGAAGATGATCGCTGCGCCGTAGCAGGCGGCTATCAGGAGCGCGTAGGTACTCAATGTGCCAAGTCCGTACTGGCCGATGATGAAAGCCATGGCGCCGAACGCG contains the following coding sequences:
- the purD gene encoding phosphoribosylamine--glycine ligase, translating into MKVLVIGPGGREHAIVRSLLEDPNVSEVHAAPGNAGISKLVPTHAIDGNNPEAVSALATKLGVDLVVVGPEAPLAAGVSDAIREAGIPVFGPSKEAAQLEASKAFAKQIMAEANVPTAMARVATNAEEAADALDTFGAPYVVKDDGLAAGKGVVVTRDRAEALAHAQACFDAGGTVVIEEFLDGPEVSLFVLCDGRTTVPLSPAQDFKRIFDNDEGPNTGGMGAYTPLEWAPEGLVQEVIDRVAQPVVDEMARRGTPFIGVLYCGLALTSRGTRVIEFNVRFGDPETQAVLARLKTPLGALLLAAAKGELDTAEELRWSKDTAVAVVVAAENYPDSPRTGDRIRGLKKVDELDGVHVVHAGTKLDDEGKVVSAGGRVLAVVALGSDLVEAREKAYDGVELVQLEGSQFRTDIGGKAARGEIRVPHTATGTIPKVQA
- a CDS encoding asparaginase, which translates into the protein MPISSHETFNVESAVELAVIERSGFIESRHIGAAVVLAGDGSVVTRLGDIDAPILARSTLKPFQALASMQSGVPLRGAQVAVACGSHTGSLDHMDIVEGMLKAAGVKEENLQCPTAWPQDETARNWLVRSERGQSRLAFNCSGKHAAFLWACTENGWDLRSYLEPNHPLQQRVRSVIEEYSGEPISHLGIDGCGAPVAAISLTGLARAYSRLAKSPGDKSSNARAATIATSMLDYPWAVQGKGESNTIVMEELDVLAKIGAEGVLVLATPTGATVAVKMLDGNLRATSLVGLTLLAVSGAVDIPAVSNVLERVVEPVLGGGHEVGKIRLGHAVSALLD
- a CDS encoding helix-turn-helix transcriptional regulator, producing the protein MGNGFGEKLRAERLERGLTQAELGKNLYSPSYISLLETGRREPTAEVIEELARRLELAPKALEAWSQPVSVSDAEYVLAGLYARQAWDLRDYQLAASHAATAAQIALEAKNNSAWWNMTYMQAECVMKQGQLKECQQIVEHLLEHPMATESAGLGVRAWQMLAAVCHGQGQLATAVEHAKQAVKLSEQLPKGSTLIIGAHRALIGALAESGKLDEAWEYCLAMIEHMDEHSMSQLAGEVAWVVGNVAFMRHDYVEGIKHHERAASLLSPANDIELWARFNKASAAVRLSSGIVEPETLSAIERAELALSIVGGNKTDQLEVAFIRARWLYLTGDIPAAVEKLREIYADRKVLARHTAGEVSLLLGKSLKAAGEATEALQFLEEAQHDFSAAGASDRVQQAMDAVLEIRLAERRAAKEHSEA
- a CDS encoding sterol carrier family protein, producing MAVARRRVNVEEGRAALAAWQAAVEPSDGEPGGPAGPPPSRSLIATAVRYSLEEVTARAPGNSVEVRVPPFGVTQCVEGPRHTRGTPPNVIECDAATWLSLVTGRISWADAVSEHKLTASGLRADLSDLLPL
- a CDS encoding phosphoribosylaminoimidazolesuccinocarboxamide synthase, translated to MTDFLPEGGFETETLDLPGWTHVYSGKVRDLYIPADDAITEKIGQECVLVVASDRISAYDHVLSSEIPDKGRVLTQLSLWWFDQLDVEHHVLASTVEGGVPAAVEGRAMICKKLDMFPVECIARGYLTGSGLVEYKEHGTVCEIPLPQGLVDGSRLDKALFTPSAKAEVGEHDVNITYDDVVAMVGDDIAARLSELTLKIYTRAEEIARERGIILADTKVEFGIDAATGVITLGDEVLTPDSSRFWDASTYAPGQSQPSYDKQYVRDWLTSAESGWDKSSDTPPPALPAEVVERTRARYVEAYEKLTGRTFA
- a CDS encoding cation:dicarboxylate symporter family transporter, translated to MKIPDSAALKASSAPQKKKRLYQSLFFQILIAVVAGVLIGHFWPTIGSALRPLGDGFIQLIKMIIAPLIFLVIVTGISAVGDVKAVGRVGVKALLYFTGATLFALVFGLIVGNIVQPGAGLNIDPATLSQDALNAKTGNAPPKDAAAFILDVIPVSVIGAFANNSLLQVLFFSVFFGAAIVVIGRERCLPVISLMETVLELIFKIMSWIMKVAPIGAFGAMAFIIGQYGLGTLSTYALLIAACYGAAIIFIGLLFLVAWGFARVPLWSFLKYTREEFLLALGTASTEAVMPRIMTKLTNAGCSRATTGLVVPTGYSFNLDGAAIYLSISLLFLAQAFGHNLDLGQQLAALGVLLLTSKGMAGVPGSSFLALSATAAALGIFPVAGVALLLGADRLMDSMRVVVNLLGNCVATFVVAKWEGQFDRSVMLRAFNGEITNHDSAIMLGKEEVFEEQELERISGGQEPSPKFRGGPAAEDIPQFEMSKRGQPSTPICPD